The following are from one region of the Heptranchias perlo isolate sHepPer1 chromosome 11, sHepPer1.hap1, whole genome shotgun sequence genome:
- the vtcn1 gene encoding V-set domain-containing T-cell activation inhibitor 1, protein MPSLHCLVFFLFLLFICCETITVSSDKHSVAEVGKDVTLTCIFEGDSNPTVIWEKEGVTGTVHMYLNNKDDFSEQHVNYTKRTEVHGSSASKGNASLTLKNVRIWDEGSYKCSVNTNKGFGEAEVNLNVWAKSNDGIHISRKSDEVLSCQSSGWYPAPTVTWHDKSGNNLNKDGKLTLTIDNNGLYNMTHDLKQHRNSKNQYICTIKHKWMEDRIRVVFSDMGAMIRLDDGKDSPEL, encoded by the exons ATGCCGTCACTGCACTGTCTGGTATTTTTCTTGTTTCTGCTGTTTATTTGTTGTG AGACGATCACTGTTTCCTCTGATAAGCACTCTGTTGCAGAGGTTGGCAAAGATGTCACCCTCACGTGTATATTTGAGGGCGACAGTAATCCTACGGTGATCTGGGAGAAAGAAGGTGTGACGGGAACTGTGCACATGTACCTGAATAATAAGGATGACTTCAGCGAACAACATGTCAACTACACGAAAAGAACTGAAGTTCATGGAAGCTCAGCCAGCAAAGGAAACGCATCTCTTACACTGAAGAATGTTCGTATCTGGGATGAAGGAAGTTACAAGTGCTCTGTCAACACAAACAAAGGATTTGGAGAAGCAGAAGTGAATCTGAATGTTTGGG CAAAAAGTAATGATGGTATCCATATCTCACGGAAGTCTGATGAAGTGCTGTCTTGCCAATCATCAGGGTGGTACCCAGCCCCAACGGTTACCTGGCATGACAAATCTGGTAACAACTTGAACAAGGATGGTAAACTAACCCTGACAATAGACAACAATGGACTTTATAACATGACACATGACCTAAAACAACACCGTAACTCGAAGAATCAGTATATCTGCACCATAAAGCATAAGTGGATGGAAGATCGTATTCGAGTGGTATTCTCAG ACATGGGAGCGATGATTCGTTTAGATGATGGAAAAGATTCGCCAGAATTATAA